In Streptomyces violaceusniger Tu 4113, one DNA window encodes the following:
- a CDS encoding isocitrate lyase/PEP mutase family protein, with translation MSDKSDAPASDRHTAFRRLHHGDRPLLLPNAWDHASAAALVRRGFPAIGTTSLGVAAAAGLPDATGAARDETLALARGIARLPALVSVDIEGGFGERPEEVAALVAELDRAGVVGVNIEDGRPDGTLAPLAHQCAVLAAVKERVPRLFVNARTDAHWLAAIGGGAPPSLSAAAERIEAYVQAGADGIFVPALTDEYDIGALADDLGETPLNILFTPGRHSYERLAELGVRRISCGSLLFRAALDRAVELAWTIAHPDAPAPAHQAADLPSYAEAQSLAEDFTDDFTKDVTESTPT, from the coding sequence ATGAGCGACAAGAGCGACGCCCCGGCGTCCGACCGCCACACCGCCTTCCGCCGCCTCCACCACGGCGACCGGCCCCTGCTGCTGCCCAACGCCTGGGACCACGCCTCCGCCGCCGCCCTCGTCCGGCGCGGCTTCCCCGCCATCGGCACCACCAGCCTCGGCGTGGCCGCGGCGGCCGGGCTGCCGGACGCGACGGGCGCCGCCCGCGACGAGACCCTCGCGCTCGCGCGCGGCATCGCCCGGCTCCCGGCGCTGGTGAGCGTCGACATCGAGGGCGGGTTCGGCGAGCGGCCCGAGGAGGTCGCGGCGCTCGTGGCCGAGCTGGACCGGGCCGGGGTGGTCGGTGTGAACATCGAGGACGGCCGCCCCGACGGCACCCTCGCGCCCCTGGCCCACCAGTGCGCGGTGCTCGCGGCCGTCAAGGAGCGGGTGCCCCGGCTGTTCGTGAACGCGCGGACCGACGCCCACTGGCTCGCCGCGATCGGTGGCGGCGCCCCGCCCTCGCTGTCCGCCGCCGCCGAGCGCATCGAGGCGTATGTGCAAGCGGGCGCGGACGGGATCTTCGTGCCCGCGCTCACCGATGAGTACGACATCGGCGCACTGGCCGACGACCTCGGCGAGACCCCGCTGAACATCCTCTTCACCCCCGGCCGCCATAGCTACGAGCGGCTCGCGGAGCTCGGGGTGCGGCGGATCAGTTGCGGTTCGCTGCTCTTCCGGGCCGCCTTGGACCGCGCCGTCGAGCTGGCCTGGACGATCGCCCATCCCGACGCCCCCGCCCCCGCCCATCAGGCCGCCGACCTGCCCTCCTACGCCGAGGCACAGTCACTGGCCGAGGACTTCACCGACGACTTCACCAAGGACGTCACCGAGAGCACCCCCACATAG
- a CDS encoding MFS transporter codes for MGRLKESGASEMRPVRRARIAVAAVFAVHGAVTGNFATRIPWIQERLDLSAGQLGLALAFPAIGASVAMPLAGRISHRFGARAALRGLLALWTAWLVMPPLAPGLVWLCGALFVFGATAGTSDVAMNALGVEVENRLGRSIMSGLHGMWSAGALIGSAAGTIAAHAEADARLHLAIAAGVLTVLGAVACHWVLDLRSAPEEHPPPRFALPPRSALIIGAVGFCAVFAEGASLDWSAVYLRDVMDSSPGIAAACTTAFSCMMAGARLIGDAVVGRFGPVRTVRTGGLLATAGGILVVTAPGAALAIAGFGLIGLGIAVVVPLAFAAAGRSGPAPSQAIAGVATITYTSGLIAPAAMGSIADLTSLTISFCLVTTLTLGLVAGAGVLRTPTETDAADPASHPDPSASRATLP; via the coding sequence ATGGGCAGGCTCAAGGAATCGGGGGCGTCCGAGATGCGCCCGGTACGGCGGGCACGGATCGCCGTAGCCGCGGTGTTCGCCGTGCACGGGGCGGTGACCGGCAACTTCGCCACCCGTATCCCCTGGATCCAGGAGCGGCTGGACCTCAGCGCCGGTCAGCTCGGCCTCGCGCTCGCCTTTCCCGCCATCGGCGCCTCGGTCGCGATGCCCCTGGCCGGGCGGATCAGCCATCGCTTCGGCGCCCGCGCCGCGCTGCGCGGACTGCTCGCCCTGTGGACCGCCTGGCTGGTGATGCCCCCGCTGGCGCCCGGTCTGGTCTGGCTGTGCGGTGCGCTGTTCGTCTTCGGGGCGACCGCGGGGACGTCCGACGTCGCCATGAACGCCCTCGGCGTGGAGGTCGAGAACCGCCTCGGCCGCTCCATCATGTCCGGGCTGCACGGCATGTGGAGCGCGGGAGCGCTCATCGGTTCGGCAGCGGGCACGATCGCCGCGCACGCCGAGGCCGACGCCCGGCTCCACCTCGCCATCGCCGCCGGGGTCCTCACGGTGCTCGGCGCGGTGGCCTGCCATTGGGTCCTCGACCTGCGCAGCGCCCCCGAGGAGCACCCGCCGCCCCGGTTCGCTCTCCCGCCCCGCTCCGCGCTGATCATCGGCGCGGTGGGATTCTGCGCGGTCTTCGCCGAGGGGGCGAGCCTGGACTGGTCGGCGGTCTATCTGCGCGATGTCATGGACTCCTCCCCCGGTATCGCCGCCGCCTGCACCACCGCCTTCTCCTGCATGATGGCCGGTGCCCGGCTCATCGGAGACGCGGTGGTGGGCCGCTTCGGGCCGGTGCGGACCGTACGGACCGGCGGCCTCCTCGCCACCGCCGGGGGCATCCTGGTGGTCACCGCCCCCGGTGCCGCCCTCGCCATCGCCGGATTCGGCCTCATCGGCCTCGGCATCGCGGTCGTGGTGCCCCTGGCCTTCGCCGCCGCCGGGCGCAGTGGCCCGGCCCCGAGCCAGGCCATCGCGGGCGTCGCCACGATTACATACACCTCGGGTCTGATCGCTCCGGCGGCGATGGGCTCGATCGCGGACCTGACCTCGCTGACGATCTCGTTCTGCCTGGTCACGACGTTGACGCTGGGGCTGGTGGCGGGGGCGGGGGTGCTGCGGACCCCGACGGAGACGGACGCCGCGGACCCCGCCTCGCACCCCGATCCGTCCGCGTCCCGGGCCACGCTTCCCTGA
- a CDS encoding ROK family transcriptional regulator, which produces MTSTSVSVAGRTASPSTARAINDRLALQLLKDEGPLTAGQLKSLTGLSRPTIADLVERLRQTGLVAVVGEAGAERRGPNARVYGIVAESAHVAGVDVRTDSVAVCVADLLGRTKAEESLPVAPDGDSARTVAAAVALVERTAERAGAARLHHIGIGVPGLIDPATGELNSTGGLPSWHRELATALHADLAAPVLLENEVNLAAVAEQRMGTVRDRDTFVLLWLGHGIGAAVVLDRVLRRGASGGTGEIGFLPVPGTSGLPSATGCDGGFHSLVSSGAVCELAQEHGLEAAAGGERGEGAEGSGAAEAAIRAALDAGERGEAFLDALAARIALGVAAICAVLDPGCAVLGGEVGRAGGDGLARRVEDHAARLSPLRTRVRAGVVGGGGVLRGAVLTALDAAQNELFGAP; this is translated from the coding sequence ATGACGTCGACGAGCGTGTCCGTGGCGGGCCGCACCGCCTCCCCGAGTACGGCGCGGGCCATCAACGACCGCCTCGCCCTGCAACTGCTCAAGGACGAGGGGCCGTTGACCGCGGGGCAGCTCAAGTCGCTGACCGGGCTGTCCCGTCCCACCATCGCGGACCTGGTCGAGCGGCTGCGGCAGACCGGGCTGGTGGCGGTCGTGGGGGAGGCGGGCGCGGAGCGCCGGGGGCCCAATGCGCGGGTGTACGGGATCGTCGCCGAGAGCGCGCATGTGGCCGGGGTCGACGTCCGTACGGACAGCGTGGCCGTATGCGTGGCCGATCTGCTGGGCCGGACCAAGGCGGAGGAGTCGCTTCCGGTGGCCCCGGACGGGGACTCGGCGCGTACCGTGGCGGCCGCGGTGGCGCTGGTGGAGCGGACCGCCGAACGGGCCGGGGCGGCGCGGCTGCACCACATCGGCATCGGGGTGCCCGGTCTCATCGACCCCGCCACCGGGGAGCTCAACTCCACCGGCGGACTGCCCTCCTGGCACCGTGAGCTGGCCACCGCGCTCCACGCCGACCTCGCGGCACCGGTGCTGCTGGAGAACGAGGTCAATCTCGCGGCCGTCGCCGAACAGCGGATGGGCACGGTGCGCGACCGCGACACCTTCGTCCTGCTGTGGCTCGGCCACGGCATCGGCGCGGCCGTGGTGCTCGACCGGGTGCTGCGGCGCGGCGCGTCCGGCGGCACCGGGGAGATCGGCTTTCTGCCGGTGCCGGGCACCTCGGGACTGCCCTCCGCCACCGGCTGCGACGGCGGGTTCCACTCCCTGGTGAGCAGTGGTGCGGTCTGCGAACTCGCCCAGGAACACGGTCTGGAGGCCGCGGCGGGCGGCGAACGCGGGGAGGGAGCGGAGGGCTCCGGCGCGGCGGAGGCGGCGATCCGCGCGGCCCTCGACGCGGGGGAGCGCGGCGAGGCGTTCCTGGACGCGCTGGCGGCCCGTATCGCGCTGGGCGTCGCGGCGATCTGTGCGGTGCTCGACCCGGGGTGCGCGGTGCTCGGCGGTGAGGTCGGCCGGGCCGGGGGCGACGGGCTCGCCCGGCGCGTGGAGGACCATGCCGCCCGGCTGTCACCGCTGCGGACGCGGGTGCGCGCGGGGGTCGTCGGCGGCGGCGGGGTGTTGCGGGGCGCCGTGCTGACGGCGCTGGACGCGGCACAGAACGAGCTGTTCGGCGCCCCGTAG
- a CDS encoding alginate lyase family protein: MGAPPAGRGRFARAIVTASALLAVLAVSAAPSAQGAEPARHAGSVPRTVVLDGPRLSLTKLKLQLGDRNLRRTVRDLTAQADQWMEQGPWTVTDKDQAPPSGDKHDYFSQAPYWWPSRPKTDDNPYGCPYVQKDGQRNPDVDKMTDRPEVGKVFESAYELSLAWYYTGKRAYAEHAADILRTWFVTPATRMNPSLNHAQFIPCMYDGRSIGIIDFSQGFTSLLDAAALLDTGAPGWSKSDHEGFRTWNKQFLDWLVNSDFGKEEGAAENNHGTFYDMQVAAIATAVGDRDRARQVLRDARTKRIDTQIAADGTQPQELERTRSFHYSTFNLVAYTRMAAIGKHVGVDLWHYTGPGGANLFKAVDVLLPAATGAAPWPYPELDLRAYAASDIVHAAADAGDRKARAAVDKLQAPPGGDLWALRPAVEQLDSIAQG, from the coding sequence ATGGGTGCACCTCCAGCGGGACGCGGGCGGTTCGCCCGGGCGATCGTCACCGCCTCCGCCCTCCTGGCCGTCCTCGCGGTCTCCGCCGCCCCCTCCGCGCAGGGCGCCGAGCCCGCGCGGCATGCCGGCTCGGTGCCGCGGACGGTGGTGCTCGACGGGCCCCGACTGTCCCTCACCAAGCTGAAACTGCAGCTCGGAGACCGGAATCTGCGGCGGACCGTACGCGATCTGACCGCCCAGGCCGACCAGTGGATGGAGCAGGGCCCCTGGACGGTCACCGACAAGGACCAGGCGCCGCCCAGCGGCGACAAACACGACTACTTCAGCCAGGCCCCCTACTGGTGGCCCAGCCGGCCCAAGACCGACGACAATCCGTACGGCTGCCCTTATGTTCAGAAGGATGGCCAACGGAACCCCGACGTGGACAAGATGACGGACCGTCCCGAGGTCGGCAAGGTCTTCGAATCCGCCTACGAGCTCTCCCTGGCCTGGTACTACACCGGTAAGCGGGCCTACGCCGAGCACGCCGCCGACATCCTGCGCACCTGGTTCGTCACCCCGGCGACCCGGATGAACCCGAGCCTGAACCACGCCCAGTTCATCCCCTGCATGTACGACGGCCGCTCGATCGGGATCATCGACTTCTCCCAGGGCTTCACCAGCCTCCTCGACGCCGCAGCCCTCCTCGACACCGGCGCCCCCGGCTGGTCCAAGAGCGATCACGAAGGCTTCCGGACCTGGAACAAGCAGTTCCTGGACTGGCTGGTGAACAGCGACTTCGGCAAGGAGGAAGGCGCCGCCGAGAACAACCACGGCACCTTCTACGACATGCAGGTCGCCGCCATCGCCACCGCCGTGGGCGACCGGGACCGCGCCCGCCAGGTGCTCCGCGACGCCCGCACCAAGCGCATCGACACCCAGATCGCGGCCGACGGCACGCAGCCGCAGGAGCTCGAGCGCACCCGGAGCTTCCACTACTCGACGTTCAACCTCGTCGCGTACACCCGGATGGCCGCCATCGGCAAGCACGTCGGCGTGGACCTGTGGCACTACACCGGGCCCGGCGGTGCGAACCTCTTCAAGGCGGTCGACGTCCTGCTCCCGGCGGCCACCGGCGCCGCGCCCTGGCCGTATCCGGAACTCGACCTCCGCGCCTACGCCGCGAGCGACATCGTCCACGCGGCGGCCGACGCCGGTGACCGCAAGGCCCGCGCGGCGGTGGACAAACTCCAGGCCCCGCCCGGCGGCGACCTGTGGGCCCTGCGGCCGGCGGTGGAGCAACTGGACAGCATCGCGCAGGGGTAG
- the ribD gene encoding bifunctional diaminohydroxyphosphoribosylaminopyrimidine deaminase/5-amino-6-(5-phosphoribosylamino)uracil reductase RibD, whose amino-acid sequence MATAAEAQAMRHAVALAARGLGHTSPNPVVGCVILDAGGRVVGEGWHQRAGGPHAEVHALRAAGDRARGGTALVTLEPCDHTGRTGPCSQALIAAGIARVHYAVGDPTAQARGGAATLAAAGVEVEAGLLAEEAEAVNEPWLTAMRRGRPFVLWKFAATLDGRSAAADGTSRWITSPESRADVHRLRAEADAVVVGSGTQRADDPHLAVRDREGVTQPLRVVVDTAATIKPGARILDDAAPTLLAVAEDASTAHLPRRPGVETVRLPRADGGLAIPALLAELHGRGVRSVLLEGGPTLAGAFLAAGAVDKVIGYLAPVLLGAGPAALADAGITTIAQALRLATADVTRLGPDLRVTAVPVAPAPLAEEN is encoded by the coding sequence GTGGCCACCGCAGCCGAAGCCCAAGCGATGCGCCATGCCGTCGCGCTCGCCGCCCGCGGCCTCGGCCACACCAGCCCCAACCCCGTCGTCGGCTGCGTCATCCTCGACGCCGGCGGCCGCGTCGTCGGCGAGGGCTGGCACCAGCGGGCCGGAGGTCCGCATGCCGAGGTCCACGCGCTGCGCGCGGCGGGGGACCGGGCCCGTGGCGGCACCGCCCTCGTCACCCTCGAACCGTGTGACCACACCGGTCGCACCGGCCCCTGCTCCCAGGCCCTGATCGCCGCCGGGATCGCCCGCGTCCATTACGCCGTCGGCGACCCCACCGCACAGGCCAGGGGCGGCGCCGCCACCCTCGCCGCCGCCGGGGTCGAGGTCGAGGCCGGGCTGCTGGCCGAGGAGGCCGAGGCGGTCAACGAGCCCTGGCTGACCGCGATGCGCCGCGGCCGCCCCTTCGTACTCTGGAAGTTCGCCGCGACCCTGGACGGCCGCAGCGCCGCCGCCGACGGCACCAGCCGGTGGATCACCTCCCCCGAGTCCCGCGCCGATGTGCACCGGCTGCGCGCGGAGGCCGACGCCGTCGTCGTCGGCTCCGGCACCCAGCGCGCCGACGACCCCCACCTGGCCGTACGGGACCGGGAGGGCGTCACCCAGCCGCTGCGGGTCGTCGTGGACACGGCCGCGACCATCAAGCCCGGCGCCCGGATCCTGGACGACGCCGCGCCCACGCTGCTCGCCGTCGCCGAGGACGCCAGTACCGCCCATCTGCCCCGGCGGCCGGGCGTGGAGACCGTAAGGCTGCCGCGCGCGGACGGCGGCCTCGCGATCCCCGCGCTCCTGGCCGAGCTGCACGGCCGCGGGGTGCGCTCCGTCCTGCTGGAAGGCGGGCCCACCCTCGCCGGAGCGTTCCTCGCCGCGGGCGCCGTCGACAAGGTCATCGGCTATCTCGCTCCCGTCCTGCTCGGCGCGGGCCCCGCCGCCCTCGCCGACGCCGGAATCACCACCATCGCGCAGGCGTTGCGCCTCGCGACGGCCGACGTCACCCGGCTCGGCCCCGATCTGCGCGTCACCGCCGTTCCCGTCGCCCCCGCCCCCCTCGCCGAGGAGAACTGA
- a CDS encoding riboflavin synthase, whose amino-acid sequence MFTGIVEELGEIVAIEHLGDASRFQVRGPVVTEGAKHGDSIAVNGVCLTVVDLIEDAEGTRFSADVMAETLDRSSLGALDIGSRVNLERPMALGGRLGGHIVQGHVDGTGAIVDRKLSEHWEIVKISLPAELSRYVVEKGSITVDGISLTVVDAGSDYFTVSLIPTTLALTTLGVKQAGDPVNLEVDVLAKYVERLLGRDNGPQGNGLQNNGPQSNDPQGTGLLDNGMRNNGTQDKEATA is encoded by the coding sequence GTGTTCACCGGAATTGTCGAAGAACTGGGTGAGATCGTCGCCATCGAGCACCTGGGCGACGCGTCCCGCTTCCAGGTGCGCGGCCCCGTCGTCACCGAGGGGGCGAAGCACGGCGACTCCATCGCCGTCAACGGCGTCTGTCTCACCGTCGTCGACCTCATCGAGGACGCGGAGGGCACCCGGTTCAGCGCCGATGTCATGGCCGAGACCCTGGACCGCTCCAGCCTCGGCGCGCTCGACATCGGCTCCCGGGTCAACCTGGAGCGTCCCATGGCGCTGGGCGGACGGCTCGGCGGCCACATCGTGCAGGGCCATGTGGACGGCACCGGCGCCATCGTGGACCGCAAGCTCTCCGAGCACTGGGAGATCGTGAAGATCTCGCTGCCCGCCGAGCTGAGCCGCTATGTCGTCGAGAAGGGCTCCATCACGGTCGACGGCATCAGCCTGACCGTCGTCGACGCGGGCTCCGACTACTTCACCGTCAGCCTCATCCCGACGACCCTCGCGCTCACCACGCTCGGCGTCAAGCAGGCCGGGGACCCGGTCAACCTCGAGGTGGATGTGCTCGCCAAGTACGTCGAGCGGCTGCTGGGACGGGACAACGGCCCGCAGGGCAATGGCCTGCAGAACAACGGCCCGCAGAGCAACGACCCGCAGGGCACCGGCTTGCTGGACAACGGCATGCGGAACAACGGCACGCAGGACAAGGAGGCCACAGCATGA
- a CDS encoding bifunctional 3,4-dihydroxy-2-butanone-4-phosphate synthase/GTP cyclohydrolase II produces MSEAYAVTEPHPSGPAAPLRAPHWPDELALDPIERAIADIAAGRPVVVVDDEDRENEGDLVAAAEMITPEIVAFMMNECRGLICAPMEGADLDRLRLPQMVEENTESMRTAFTVSVDATAEHGVSTGISAADRATTLRLLADPGTAPGDLVRPGHIFPLRARPGGVLARDGHTEAGVDLARLAGLRPAAVICEIAGEDGVMLRLPDLVAFARKHDLAIVSIADLIAYRKPAEPLVRREAETRLPTAFGDFRAFGYRASDGVEHIALVQGEIGDGEDVLVRVHSECLTGDVFHSLRCDCGPQLHAALERVTAEGRGIVLYLRGHEGRGIGLLSKLRAYELQELGRDTLDANLELGLPADARDYAAGAEILADLGVRSLRLMTNNPDKTTGLVRHGLRVTGREPMPVQAGEHNLRYLRTKRDRMGHDLPWLDGDRAEPVSACGNQ; encoded by the coding sequence ATGAGCGAGGCATACGCGGTCACCGAACCGCATCCGAGTGGCCCGGCCGCTCCCCTGCGAGCCCCGCACTGGCCCGACGAACTGGCCCTGGACCCCATCGAGCGGGCCATCGCCGACATCGCCGCGGGCCGCCCCGTCGTCGTCGTGGACGACGAGGACCGGGAGAACGAGGGCGACCTCGTCGCCGCCGCCGAGATGATCACCCCGGAGATCGTCGCGTTCATGATGAACGAGTGCCGGGGACTCATCTGCGCGCCCATGGAGGGCGCCGACCTCGACCGGCTCCGGCTTCCCCAGATGGTCGAAGAGAACACCGAGTCCATGCGGACCGCCTTCACCGTCTCGGTCGACGCCACCGCCGAACACGGCGTCAGCACCGGAATCTCCGCCGCCGACCGGGCCACCACCCTGCGGCTGCTGGCCGACCCGGGCACCGCCCCCGGCGACCTCGTGCGCCCCGGCCATATCTTCCCGCTGCGCGCCCGCCCCGGCGGCGTGCTCGCCCGCGACGGCCACACCGAGGCCGGGGTCGACCTGGCCCGGCTCGCCGGACTGCGCCCGGCGGCCGTGATCTGCGAGATCGCGGGGGAGGACGGCGTGATGCTGCGCCTGCCCGACCTGGTCGCGTTCGCCCGCAAACACGACCTGGCGATCGTCTCCATCGCCGATCTGATCGCGTACCGCAAGCCCGCCGAGCCGCTGGTGCGGCGCGAGGCCGAGACCCGGCTGCCCACCGCCTTCGGCGACTTCCGGGCGTTCGGCTACCGCGCGTCCGACGGCGTGGAGCACATCGCGCTGGTCCAGGGCGAGATCGGGGACGGTGAGGACGTGCTGGTGCGCGTCCACTCCGAATGCCTCACCGGCGATGTCTTCCACTCGCTGCGCTGCGACTGCGGCCCCCAGCTGCACGCCGCGCTGGAGCGGGTCACCGCCGAGGGCCGTGGCATCGTCCTGTATCTGCGCGGCCACGAGGGGCGCGGTATCGGACTGCTGTCCAAGCTGCGCGCGTACGAGCTGCAGGAGCTGGGCCGGGACACCCTGGACGCCAATCTGGAGCTCGGCCTGCCCGCCGACGCGCGGGACTACGCCGCGGGCGCGGAGATCCTCGCCGACCTCGGCGTGCGCTCGCTGCGGCTGATGACCAACAACCCGGACAAGACCACGGGGCTGGTCCGGCACGGGCTGCGGGTCACCGGCCGGGAGCCGATGCCGGTCCAGGCGGGGGAGCACAACCTCCGCTACCTGCGGACGAAGCGGGACCGGATGGGGCACGACCTGCCCTGGCTGGACGGCGACCGCGCCGAGCCCGTTTCCGCCTGCGGCAACCAGTGA
- the ribH gene encoding 6,7-dimethyl-8-ribityllumazine synthase, with translation MSGKGAPELSVKNCGDLRVAVIAAQWHEKVMDGLLDGALRALGELGIDEPTVLRVPGSFELPVVAKVLAGRGYDAIVTLGVVIRGGTPHFDYVCQGVTQGLTQVSVDTGVPIGFGVLTCDTEEQALDRAGIAGSSEDKGHEAVTAAVATATTLRSVAEPWR, from the coding sequence GTGAGCGGTAAGGGCGCCCCCGAACTGTCCGTGAAGAACTGCGGGGACTTGCGCGTCGCCGTCATCGCCGCACAGTGGCACGAGAAGGTGATGGACGGGCTGCTCGACGGCGCCCTGCGCGCCCTCGGCGAGCTGGGCATCGACGAGCCCACCGTGCTGCGGGTGCCGGGCAGCTTCGAGCTGCCGGTGGTCGCGAAGGTGCTCGCGGGCCGCGGCTATGACGCGATCGTGACCCTGGGCGTCGTCATCCGCGGCGGCACCCCGCACTTCGACTATGTGTGCCAGGGCGTCACCCAGGGGCTGACCCAGGTCAGCGTGGACACCGGCGTTCCGATCGGCTTCGGCGTGCTGACCTGCGACACCGAGGAGCAGGCCCTGGACCGGGCCGGGATCGCGGGCTCCAGCGAGGACAAGGGCCATGAGGCGGTCACCGCGGCCGTCGCCACCGCCACCACCCTGCGCTCGGTCGCCGAACCCTGGCGCTGA
- a CDS encoding phosphoribosyl-ATP diphosphatase — protein MTDTMPKKTFEELFTELQQKAATADPATSRTAELVHSGVHAIGKKVVEEAAEVWMAAEYESDEATAEEISQLLYHLQVMMVAKGLTLDDVYAHL, from the coding sequence ATGACGGACACCATGCCCAAGAAGACGTTCGAGGAGCTCTTCACCGAGCTCCAGCAGAAGGCCGCCACGGCCGACCCCGCCACCTCCCGCACCGCCGAACTGGTCCACTCCGGTGTGCACGCCATCGGCAAGAAGGTCGTGGAGGAGGCCGCCGAGGTGTGGATGGCCGCCGAGTACGAAAGCGACGAGGCGACCGCCGAGGAGATCTCCCAGCTCCTGTACCACCTTCAGGTGATGATGGTCGCCAAGGGGCTAACCCTCGACGACGTCTACGCCCACCTCTGA
- the hisG gene encoding ATP phosphoribosyltransferase, producing the protein MLRIAVPNKGSLSEPASAMLHEAGYRQRKDRRELVLVDAENEVEFFFLRPRDIAVYVGSGRLDIGITGRDLLLDSGSKAEEIMQLGFAGSTFRYATRPGTAKDVSEFGGMTVATSFAGLVTKHLADNGVDADVVHLDGAVETAIQLGVAEIIADVVETGTTLRNAGLEIIGEPILESEAIVIRRTGDPSDDPKVQQFLRRMQGVLVARRYVMMDYDIRVEQVERAVALTPGLESPTVSPLHHEGWVAVRSMVPAKDAQRIMDELYDLGARAILTTGIHACRL; encoded by the coding sequence ATGCTGCGCATCGCCGTCCCCAACAAGGGTTCACTGTCCGAGCCTGCGTCGGCGATGCTCCATGAGGCGGGCTACCGGCAGCGCAAGGACCGCCGGGAGCTGGTCCTCGTCGACGCGGAGAACGAGGTGGAGTTCTTCTTCCTCCGCCCCCGCGACATCGCCGTGTACGTGGGCTCCGGCCGGCTCGACATCGGCATCACCGGCCGCGATCTGCTGCTGGACTCCGGCTCCAAGGCCGAGGAGATCATGCAGCTCGGCTTCGCCGGGTCCACCTTCCGCTACGCCACCCGTCCCGGCACGGCGAAGGACGTCAGCGAGTTCGGCGGGATGACCGTGGCCACCTCCTTCGCCGGACTGGTCACCAAGCACCTCGCCGACAACGGGGTCGACGCCGACGTGGTCCACCTCGACGGCGCCGTCGAGACCGCCATCCAGCTCGGTGTCGCCGAGATCATCGCGGATGTGGTCGAGACCGGCACCACCCTGCGCAACGCCGGGCTGGAGATCATCGGCGAGCCCATCCTGGAGTCCGAGGCGATCGTCATCCGCCGCACCGGCGACCCCAGCGACGACCCCAAGGTCCAGCAGTTCCTCCGCCGGATGCAGGGCGTCCTGGTCGCCCGGCGCTACGTGATGATGGACTACGACATCCGGGTGGAGCAGGTGGAGCGCGCCGTCGCGCTCACCCCGGGCCTGGAGTCGCCCACCGTCTCCCCGCTGCACCACGAGGGCTGGGTCGCGGTCCGCTCGATGGTCCCCGCCAAGGACGCCCAGCGGATCATGGACGAGCTCTACGACCTGGGGGCCCGGGCCATCCTCACCACGGGCATCCACGCCTGCCGCCTCTGA
- a CDS encoding PH domain-containing protein: protein MSAAAPPPALPVTFRPTRTRAVLMTVGIAVLVVLTVVALLLERLGPGEKASFIITGLLFFGVLTLLSRPKVVAEEGGVTVVNLTTKRRLEWAEVLRVNLRPGDPWVYLDLADGTSLPAMGIQPGIAKARAISDARALRALAEQHGTGRAMD from the coding sequence GTGTCCGCCGCCGCGCCCCCGCCCGCCCTGCCCGTCACCTTCCGGCCGACCAGGACCCGCGCCGTCCTGATGACCGTCGGCATCGCCGTCCTGGTCGTCCTCACGGTCGTCGCGCTGCTGCTGGAGCGGCTGGGGCCGGGGGAGAAGGCCAGCTTCATCATCACCGGACTGCTGTTCTTCGGGGTGCTGACGCTGCTCAGCCGCCCCAAGGTGGTGGCCGAGGAGGGCGGCGTGACCGTCGTCAACCTCACCACCAAGCGGCGGTTGGAGTGGGCGGAAGTGCTCCGGGTCAATCTGCGCCCCGGCGACCCATGGGTCTACCTGGACCTCGCCGACGGCACCAGCCTGCCCGCGATGGGCATCCAGCCGGGCATCGCCAAGGCGCGGGCCATCAGCGACGCGCGGGCCCTGCGCGCCCTCGCCGAGCAACACGGCACGGGCCGTGCCATGGACTGA